agACAAGACAAGGTGTACGTTTTCTTAAGTATAattgtgaattatattattatctatgactaCCCTGCCTTTAATATCTGCACACGCTGAAGgataacattataaaacaattatgtacatttaaatgcCCTTTCTTTCatacaaaaaatcaaatttagataagttttaatttgaagTGAATTTGAGtgttttcagttattttatattaggatATTTTTTGGGAATGTACTTTTCTGATTTGTAAGCATTTGGCTGTTTCAGTGAAGCCAACCATGTCTTCTGGTGAACACACTTTGACAAAAGGAAAATCTGAATCTTTTGCCAACTTTGCAGCAAGAGCAGTTTTTCCTGAGTTTGGCGGTCCTTCAATAAGTACCGAGACGAGGCCAAATGTATCCGCCACACGAGCTTGCTGTGTAAGCAATGTTCCATCTTCTAAAATTCCACTGACTGATGAACCCCAATTTATAATACCACGTGCTAAGAAGTGTTCCAAAGCCTCAGCACTAGCACCAAATGCAGGTTTTATATCATATTCCAAAGCATGTAAAAAATCATCCTTGCACACTTGAAGTTTTTCAGACGCATCAGGATCGACTTCTACCTTATTGTTAGCTTTTATCAAACGATTCATGGCTGTTGATTGGGCAGCACGAACTAAACCTTCCAACTCAGCACCACTGAAGTTTTTAGTTCTTACTGAAAGTTCCTAAACAtttataacacataaaatatatgtagattTGATAAACCTAAaactaaattcaaataatagtttatactattAAGACCATATTTACTTTCATGTCTACATCAtcagcaatttttttaaattctttcatACGAGTTGTGTGaatgttcaaaatttgatgACGTCCATGTTCATCAGGTAAACTTATTTCCATTTGTACCTACATTGAAGCAATTattgtaatcaataatcatgaCATTATCGGAAACAAATTCATATGAAACATCTTACTTCAAGTCGGCCAGGTCTCAGTAACGCTTCATCAATCATGTCTCTTCTATTAGTCATACCTATAACTAAGATGTTATTTAGTTGCTCAACTCCATCAATTTTAGCCAACAACTGATTAACCACAGTGTCGTGCACTCCTGTATTCCCTCCAACAGAACCTCTTGCTTTACAAATAGCATCAATTTCATCAAATATGATTATATGCAAGCCACTAGACGAACcagactaaaataaaaatataaaataaaaactaattttaattaaattaataatctgaCATACTTTCTTTTCTTCTTCTTCAGCATCTGCGAATAATCTTCTTATATTTGCTTCAGATTCACCAACATATTTGTCCAAAATTTGAGGGCCATTAACAATTTTGGGTTCACGTGCATTTAACATTTGTCCAATTTGTCTAGCCATTAATGTTTTACCAGTTCCAGGTGGACCAAATAGCAAAATACCTTTGACGTGTTTGCAccctaagttaaaaaaaaatatttttagtttatttaaaaaggaggtattttcaatttaaattgattttaccaAGTTGTTCAATAATTTCTTGTGGAAATACTCTAGATGCAAATGCTCTTCTAAAAATAGCATTAAACTCAGTATCTAAACCACCAATTCCCATTTTGTTGAAGTCAAAATCTGGATTTATAATTGATACACGTGCTTGTtggctaaaaatatttaacaacattatattCAGAAAGAAAgacaataaagtattattaagaAAACCAAATTTACCATTTTGACTTTCCTACCAACAATAATGTAGTATTAGAGCCAACTACAAAACGTACAGCGGTATTGCTCAAACATTTTCCATATTGAATTGACCGAGGTTTTGCTCCAGAATTAATTTCTTGAGAATTTACACCTAAAATTGCGTATCCATGCATTTTacaacacttaaaatatttttctgcaCTATttcaattgtaatatattaactttgttagcattgttttttaaattcaaataaatatattattttaaaactataaaacaggaacttttagattatttttttttaatctttgaaGTTAGCAAATAACAGTAAATCTAAATTGTACGTTTCAATGTGTTACTGTTCTCTAAAGTTAATTAACTAGTTTAAGATGACAAGTTAAGAGGATCTCATTTTCTAATACAAAAACCTACAATGTACATATAGTCCAACTTATCCAACTTCAATcttcaatttcataaattataaatacaaaacatttacCTTCAATGCTTTTAATCTTAATGGCCATCAATGGCTTTTCTGgtaactgaaataataatgtttgactGACAGACAAAACATGATTTGTAAAGTTTACTAAAAACTCTCTAGCCATCATGTCAGTATCAAATTGTTCATTAGCACTTTTTGTCCTaagaaaatgaatattatacaatcatggacatttttttttgtctattataaatacaaaataatgaacttacttatttttttgaaaataatcaatttcAGCTTCAACTGAACACAAAAAATCAATTGCTGTATTGCCCGGATAAGAAGTAATACTGATTGGCTGGTTGATAGACAGTTGGGCCCATTCCCGTTGATTCACAGAAAAAGCTATGCACCCTCGCGGAGGTGGATCTTTCACAAACAATGTCGTGAACCAAAACTTAAGATCTGGTTTGGTTTGATGTTGGACCTCTATgtatctaaacatattttaaatttagtataggtacttcaacaatcattttcatataattatctTATACATACTTTGTATCGCTTCGAAAGTCTTCATCGTTAACCACTGCACAATTTGTAAGAGCCCAATCATCTGCCATACATTTGATTGCCTTAAATACCTATGACACAATGTAAAAACGATTAATGATTTTTCGGCTTGTCTGTAGTTAGTGATTGTTACTCAAAACGGTAAAAACTAATGACTTACCACCATTTTCCTGCTGTGAATGAGTAAGTAAACTattcaacaaatacaattacattAGGAGGACACCACTAATGAATGATTTGAATATTACCTTTCGACAGCGcacgaatacaaaatatataataataatatagtgaatacTGAAATCtgcttatactataaaatgtcaATTGTCATAAACACCAACACTTTACTATCAAGTAAGTATCAACGTTGTTATCAATGAacgttttaaaatcaataatggAAGGGTAAATGCGCATGCTTCGTGACACAGTTATGGAAggcgtttgtataataatatattgagtcAGGTACTGAGTTCTGGCCAGGCCGAGTGCGGACACTGGGAGTCTGCCAGTCTGGAACAGTATCttacgattttatattatattgtacacttgTACTGTACTACTGTGCCTGCGTGTCACACATTACAGTATTAGGTACAAGCAATGCGAAATCCCGGTAAAAAAATCTCctcactagaaaaaaaaaattcccagtagaaTTATACAGGGGAttgactaaatataatttataagaattatgttattttataaattatatatataagaaataaaatgaatattgcatattatattatgttaaaacttattattttataaacattttcttataccataaaaatacaatacctatatctaatttatacattatataatatgtatataaaatgtatggcaCGATGATGTTTTTCGGAATTTTTAACAGTATACTCAATATAAACGAGGTCGAGTACCTATGTAAATCCAACTGACCAATtagttagaaaaattaaatatgaagttGCTGCAGATCTAGCAAAGTtggctttaaattatattttttttatatattatatatataatatagggtaaaagacaattattgttattatttttttgtacattaatttatataccgggtgattcttttatcattgaacactcattatttcaaaaagtgtacatttttttgcaaatattttttacatagattcaagtcgcttataaaacaaNNNNNNNNNNNNNNNNNNNNNNNNNNNNNNNNNNNNNNNNNNNNNNNNNNNNNNNNNNNNNNNNNNNNNNNNNNNNNNNNNNNNNNNNNNNNNNNNNNNNNNNNNNNNNNNNNNNNNNNNNNNNNNNNNNNNNNNNNNNNNNNNNNNNNNNNNNNNNNNNNNNNNNNNNNNNNNNNNNNNNNNNNNNNNNNNNNNNNNNNNNNNNNNNNNNNNNNNNNNNNNNNNNNNNNNNNNNNNNNNNNNNNNNNNNNNNNNNNNNNNNNNNNNNNNNNNNNNNNNNNNNNNNNNNNNNNNNNNNNNNNNNNNNNNNNNNNNNNNNNNNNNNNNNNNNNNNNNNNNNNNNNNNNNNNNNNNNNNNNNNNNNNNNNNNNNNNNNNNNNNNNNNNNNNNNNNNNNNNNNNNNNNNNNNNNNNNNNNNNNNNNNNNNNNNNNNNNNNNNNNNNNNNNNNNNNNNNNNNNNNNNNNNNNNNNNNNNNNNNNNNNNNNNNNNNNNNNNNNNNNNNNNNNNNNNNNNNNNNNNNNNNNNNNNNNNNNNNNNNNNNNNNNNNNNNNNNNNNNNNNNNNNNNNNNNNNNNNNNNNNNNNNNNNNNNNNNNNNNNNNNNNNNNNNNNNNNNNNNNNNNNNNNNNNNNNNNNNNNNNNNNNNNNNNNNNNNNNNNNNNNNNNNNNNNNNNNNNNNNNNNNNNNNNNNNNNNNNNNNNNNNNNNNNNNNNNNNNNNNNNNNNNNNNNNNNNNNNNNNNNNNNNNNNNNNNNNNNNNNNNNNNNNNNNNNNNNNNNNNNNNNNNNNNNNNNNNNNNNNNNNNNNNNNNNNNNNNNNNNNNNNNNNNNNNNNNNNNNNNNNNNNNNNNNNNNNNNNNNNNNNNNNNNNNNNNNNNNNNNNNNNNNNNNNNNNNNNNNNNNNNNNNNNNNNNNNNNNNNNNNNNNNNNNNNNNNNNNNNNNNNNNNNNNNNNNNNNNNNNNNNNNNNNNNNNNNNNNNNNNNNNNNNNNNNNNNNNNNNNNNNNNNNNNNNNNNNNNNNNNNNNNNNNNNNNNNNNNNNNNNNNNNNNNNNNNNNNNNNNNNNNNNNNNNNNNNNNNNNNNNNNNNNNNNNNNNNNNNNNNNNNNNNNNNNNNNNNNNNNNNNNNNNNNNNNNNNNNNNNNNNNNNNNNNNNNNNNNNNNNNNNNNNNNNNNNNNNNNNNNNNNNNNNNNNNNNNNNNNNNNNNNNNNNNNNNNNNNNNNNNNNNNNNNNNNNNNNNNNNNNNNNNNNNNNNNNNNNNNNNNNNNNNNNNNNNNNNNNNNNNNNNNNNtatgttaataaattttttcaaaaaaaattaaactttttgaattaatgagtgatcaatgataaaagaatcacccggtacaataaatcattattattattatataggcaattGGCATCGGTATCTtgacacacatttttaaaaaaattaaattttaacataataatataggtataatataaattgtctttctaatatataatttataaaacaattattataaattattcatatttagaCATTTAGACATTTAGTCAATACCCGGCATGCTAAaggtgattttttttccaactctCAGCAGTGCAATattgcattaaatatattaggcATGCTCGTGGAGGGTGCATGTGTCTGGGCACCTCCgacattttgtaatttgaaCCCTAAAATTAAAGTCCAGAGCATAGGGGCCGTATAATTGATGTTACTAgaataaaatgtgattttttctaaaatatgtggtgaaaaaataaactatgttttgcgataaaaaaaaataataaaacataaaatatttttaattcactgGAGTAGGTAACTGTTATgtcttattatgattataacagCTGTCAGTGTGATttactaaaacttaaaaattattcagttaCCAATTTGTTAGTTTTCTTTctttgaatgtcaataaaactttatttgatgtgtaaaaaaaaagcttaacaatttaatacaatctcaatatattgttacaatgactttgaaaaatatcaaaaatcaaaagtcacattttttttataatcatttaaatttcgaattttgacaaaatacagaAAAGTcatgcaaattagcaaattatttagagttggaaattcataaacatttttctttttaaatctaagattttaaaatgtaatacaagattattcataagtttgtctacctttatcaaaaaaaaaaaaaaattataaagatataacaatataaatataaattataataatatatagaatatcatAGGATTTAGGATGAAAGAACACACACTTCACAGAATCGATTACAacatttatatcttataatacaacaatatttataactttttatccttataagaaaataataaaacattaattataatatttgtatattttattgtataactaAGTCTGTCTAAGTAAAAAAGCAAGTAaactacttttaaattttaaatattatttaaaacaataaattatttttgtataatacatttgtaataaacaCCTACTTACTtactggtaaaaaaaaataataacttttaaaaccaAGGTCCAAAGCAgttcaaaataagttttttaaaattatattattagttaattacaatttaaaattcaaactatttttgtCTTTCATCATTGTTGAAAAAAACATCTAGTATAGATTCAATGTCTAAATCTATATCTCTATAGTCTATGTAGCcatatgtaggtatgtttattagTGCTAGCTCATTCGGTCTATTCTCACTAGTTTAATCTTTATTCTCTGTAGGTTTTTAAACACTTAATATTAGAGAAACTTCTTTCAACTGAAGCTTTTGTAACCGGcaatattgaaaacattttcaataatatataatatctatattagaaaaaatgtcTTCTGGGTGTCATTCAATTATATATCTAGGGAATAATACATAAGTTGGAATTACTGTTTCTGTTTTCCACTTGATTTGCCATAATtcaaactctttttttttttaagattgaattttttttagtattcgTTTTTCAACTTATTCTCATAAAAGTCTAGAATGTTCTCTAATCTTAATTAGATCTGTATCAAGGTGTcttaaaaaaacagaaaacttTTCAACTTTACTAACATCATTAGTTTCTTaaacatagacctataaactaatggacagcgcattcCACTCTGCCCAGCCATCAATACTAGACGATCATATAGCCACACAACTGAGAGAGAAAGAACATAAACCGCACTGTATAAAgaactgtatacattttatctcGCTCACTCTATATTGTATCACTGACTTCTCTCTCATAGCGCTGTCAACTAGTTTATAGTTCTATGATcttaaattgtacaaaaaactaaatattcagAAATAGGTATCCTAACCTGCACGCACTAAGATATCACATTCACTGCGGATGACAATTGGCGCTATTCCCCTTGTTGTTAAATGCACTTTAATTTGGTCAgcattacaattaaattttttgtttttcgtcagCGTCttctataagcatttttttataaacaagtgCAAaccatacaatgatattttaatttttcaatttttaggaattttttttttaaaactccaATTTTTTCAGCGTCACGCTTAAGTACACACAAATATCATCCTCAGTGAACGTGATATTCTAGTCCGTGGTTACCTGAAAGCACGGACTAAGATGAAATTTCTTGATAATGAAATTGAGATAAAACTAGGAATTaagttttttacaatttattcataatgttatacattatttaatattttgtattattgtaaataatatacaataatacattttttaagccTCAGCCTAATGATGCATTGGCATCCACTGACTCCCACCTAAGATATAGTTATAGATATAGTTTTAGGTATTATGTAGTTGTATAtatatggatttttatttttcatttgatgtTTGAGACTTAGTTTTACTTggaattaattgataataaataatagtcttAGGGTCGTTCTTATAATACCCGGTTAAACTTAATCGACcaaattctgccggtaataaaatctgttatcagtcggttagcgttaaccaatactttaccggacattgtaagaacggcagTTATAGTATCTACTGTCTACTATTCAGTTTCTGTCTGATTATTGTTATGCAAAAGGTTTACGGTCATAAAACATGTTTCTTAGCCGTGCACGTTGTTTGTCTGGCAATGAGTTGAGCTTAAGATCATCATATGGAAATCGGTCTTCAAAAAAAGTATGAAATCTTACCCCTTCAATGGCAGagttttgatttaaaactaaatcatcaatttctttaaaaattagatcTAGATATTTACGTTTGGATGATTTCAAACGTTCTTTACATATAATGTCgctaaattatgaaaaaaaacaccattaaaaataaaatcaaataagaaatataaatataattttaattacttactaggctttttgagatttttcacaggacatttttaaaataaatacccagaatacaattattttacttaagtatTGATCAAACATTTTGTTGGGAGTGAAGGGTGAATGGAAGGAAGAAGACaattgatcaaatatttttttagaaactatgcaattattttattttaagaaaattatatattacatttatacataatatagaaaaaatcctaacataattaaaatattaaaaatataaataaattacaatattgatgaattattatcagaatcttcatcatcatcatttgAAGACTTATCATTGCCTAGTAGTTCAATTAAATCATTTGATTCAGTTTTGTCTTCATCGTCTTCTTCATCATCATCACTATCATTCGAACTAtcattctaaaatgtattatatttaagaataatcatcatgaatatacttattaatatattataaacaaagttGACAATAAGTATACCTGTGACATTATTTCATCTCCTTTAATGTCCATGTTTTTCATAATTCCCATAAACAATGCATCAGTACAACCATTCAtgacaattacattttttacttttaatatcaGAGCTTCTAAAATACCTCTTATGTTTGGTAAACAATTACTCAGTGCATTATCTTTAACCACctgaaattaataacaatatggcTGTATTAACAAATCTGTATCTGTAATCTGTACAAAGGctgtatcaatattttgtttaatgtaaaatCTAACTTTTGTGTAATtgcaaatattttgtatgtatcttGTTATAACTTGaagattttttaaaaccttTGACACTTCTTTAGTACgaactttaaataaattttgacATACAGTCATCCCTTCAGCTaagaacaattttaacaataatatagaaccctgaaatttaaacaataattaattagcgtaaaaaaacattattctaTTCATTGTTATGTATGTTACTTTGACAAATATTAGAAGATTATCTCTCGAATcctgtttttttattgtttgcaCTATTTTTTCCATCACATAAATCGCTGACTGCCAAATAATCAGGCGGTCCATCTCACTTTCGGCAGTTTTCAAGTCATTTTTAACAGATTCCAGCAAAGAGTTAAGTACaactttaattaaaatcttgaaatttattctaaatacaaataaagtGGTTAGGATAATAcatcagtttttaattatataaacttactTTTTAATTGTTGGCAAGGTTTTTAGTTTATCAGTCTTTGATTCCATAACTAAAACTTCTTCTTCTAACCAATCAACCATTTCTACCAACTTTTTTAGTTTATCAGTATGGCATTGCAAATAGATCtcaagtaaaaatttaatttgatcatTGTATTTTGGACCGTTTTCTTCTAAGCCATTCATTGAGTACCATTGTCGTGTTAGAAAATTCCAACAAGTATCTCCTGGAAAAAttagtataacaataaataaaaataaaagaagtctaaaatataatattattaattacttaaaataacatCGTTCTCTGGTTCATCAGAATAACTTTTCAAAATCTGTATAATGTTGACTAAGCTAACAGCAGCATCTAAATGAAGTACAACATTTTGAAACTCTTTTAGATACTTAATTTTATCTGAGATCAATCCTTTTTTGCATAACGGACGTTTAAATTGCGTACTCTGGCTACTCAAATCAGTTCTGTTTGTTATTTTCTTCAAGgcatctaaaataattttggaatagAACTTTACTATATGCATTAATAAAGAATTGAAgcagtagtttatttttttattaaatacagtgACTTAAGGGTTTTTAATTAaggaacattaaataatttacaaatatgatAAACTCATCTTAAATTAGGCCCAAATCACAATTTATATCTAgtcataaataagtatattatataaaatgtaaacattaagtacacataatttaaaaatttaaaacccaaCTGTtcaagtgttttaaatttatagctataatttttaagttttttaacagtataagagtttaatttattatgaaatgttattttgtattagtaTATTCTTTTAATACATAGCATGAAATATGACATaaatcacaattttaatttgtgtgcaatatgtacaatataattgtctaattatactaaaataaaacatagatctcaaaaatcataaattacaataatattatttaatgacataatttttactataaatacacATGGACTTCTACAAATGTGTTTTATAGTGTTAACTTTAGTATTCTGGTTTTTACTGTATCTTATTAATTatcttaagtatattttaatattaatataaaattatcttacTTTTAAAAAGATCATCAGTATTGGAAGACTCAAAATCATTCCATTGGAATAATATCACTAGAGATTTCAGAATTAATCCAACACAATGTTTCATGTCATAAGACTCTGGCATAAACATTCCAGGGGCATCTAGTATATTGTCGTTTGACATCaataaattctgaaaaataaatttgtataactatttatttttatattatatttaactttaattacaTACCTTGAAGAATTCTGAAAGAATTTCTAAATCAGTAAACAAGTATGGAAGAAGCTTAATAAAATTTCTGAGTATTGTTTTAGTAGGTACTAATGAAACACTACTAAATCCGATAATATCTTtggatttaattttaaccaatggactcgtttttttgtttttaaaaacaacatgcTCCAACTTTTGTAACACATCTTCCATTAAATAACGTAACTCTGAAGGACCTAACTCAGGTGTAAACTCctcattctaaaaataaatcaaatacaaatattgtaatctTAAATAACAAGCTagcttagtaaaaaaataaagttctaAATACACTTCTTGCcaaggtataaaaaaatttgctaCAATCTCTCCTTTTTTCTTATCCGTAAACACATTAACCCACCCACaattacta
This is a stretch of genomic DNA from Acyrthosiphon pisum isolate AL4f chromosome A3, pea_aphid_22Mar2018_4r6ur, whole genome shotgun sequence. It encodes these proteins:
- the LOC100169274 gene encoding vesicle-fusing ATPase 1, with the translated sequence MVVFKAIKCMADDWALTNCAVVNDEDFRSDTKYIEVQHQTKPDLKFWFTTLFVKDPPPRGCIAFSVNQREWAQLSINQPISITSYPGNTAIDFLCSVEAEIDYFQKNKTKSANEQFDTDMMAREFLVNFTNHVLSVSQTLLFQLPEKPLMAIKIKSIEGVNSQEINSGAKPRSIQYGKCLSNTAVRFVVGSNTTLLLVGKSKCQQARVSIINPDFDFNKMGIGGLDTEFNAIFRRAFASRVFPQEIIEQLGCKHVKGILLFGPPGTGKTLMARQIGQMLNAREPKIVNGPQILDKYVGESEANIRRLFADAEEEEKKSGSSSGLHIIIFDEIDAICKARGSVGGNTGVHDTVVNQLLAKIDGVEQLNNILVIGMTNRRDMIDEALLRPGRLEVQMEISLPDEHGRHQILNIHTTRMKEFKKIADDVDMKELSVRTKNFSGAELEGLVRAAQSTAMNRLIKANNKVEVDPDASEKLQVCKDDFLHALEYDIKPAFGASAEALEHFLARGIINWGSSVSGILEDGTLLTQQARVADTFGLVSVLIEGPPNSGKTALAAKLAKDSDFPFVKVCSPEDMVGFTETAKCLQIRKIFDDAYRSQLSCILVDNIERLLDYGSIGPRYSNLTLQALLVLLKKQPPKGKKLLVLCTSSRKQVLEEMEMLSAFTAVLHVPNLSQPEELITVLEQFDLFTKQDIHKIYNQISGHNVFIGIKKLLALIDMARQTDPKVRVIKFLTKMEEEGCLDLGTMIH